The genomic window TGAGTCTCTAGTTCAAAAGGCAAACAGTCCTAACACTTGCATTTTGCACTTTGTGCAGGTAGTAAGGCAGCAGATAATTGTTTTATGTAATGCAATTGTGCAGCAGAAGTGTCAGTACTAAGCAACAAATACTGCAGGTATTCTTGAGgggttgtgttggttttggtttcttgtttTGTAGTGATATTTTGCTATAAAATGGGGGGGGTTTGCTATGTAACTGACTCTTTCTCagacaatattttaaagttgTTAGCAGTAGAAACTTTTTGTACAATAACCTCACCTGTGTAAGTAGAAAAGGGAAAGATTACTCTTTTCATTTTATAATACTTCTGATTTTCTGTATGCATATTAATGTAAAATGGATGCGTGTTCATGCTTTCAGCCTACCTACAGAAGTACCAGTTTAAGATGTGTGTCTTTCTTGTCTAAcagtataaataatatataaatgaACTCTTAACTCAGGATTTCTGTTGTGAGATCTATGTGCGTAAGAAAAACAGACAACACTGAATAGAGGCATTTTGATAGAATATGTTGTGAGGATAGGTGTATACTGAGTAAAAATTCTCTCTGTATTAAACATAGCAGGTATGAAGTAattagaaaatgttaaaatatgccCATATCCTTGTGAAGGATTAAGGGCATCCTATTTATGTTATGGAACCGTggtcagaatattttaaactCTGCAAGGTTTTTGTGAGTATGGAATCTAGGTGTTTTTAATAACGTAGTTCAATGTTCAGGTGTGTTTTCTGTTGTAGATGGTGTAATGTAACTGAAGTGTTTTAGACAGCAAAATATAGATGTGGAAGTATATGGTGAGTATAAGAGCATTTTTGGATTGATTCTGTGTAGGCAAGTATTGCTTGCAGTTGGTGAGGCTGGATCACAGTAATTCTTCAAAAATTAACTAGTTATTTAAGTAGCTATTAGGTAACAATCATTATAGTTAGGCTGATATTTAGCTGTTTGAGTAATTATACTAGGAAGACACTATAATGTAGCTTCCTATGCAAGATTATCTTTCTTACAAATACATAAGTGTGCCTTGAGTAGTTACTCCTGCTGTAATGCTGCTCTGAAGAGAGGGTATGTGGTTTTAGTAGGCCAGTCTGAGTTACAGGCTTCTAGCAGTGCCCCAATGACCGTGTGCAGCCCCTTCATAGTACAATAGTTTATAATTGGAACAATAGTATTGgtacatgcattttttttcctttaataaattGATCATTTTATCATTCTCTATCAGTAGGATTAATATTTCATCTCTGTGTTTAATCTGCAGGTCAGTGGAGAAGGAATATGGAGGATCCAAAGAGATGTTAGGTTTAGCAGAAATTAATCCTCTATACTTTTTGTAAACCTTTCTATGTAGAATGGTTGTAATACCTGACAGACATAAAATTAAGATTGAGATCCACTCCCTGAACTTTCCATCTAATTAAGATAGTATAGTGAATGAAGCATCAAAtgaatagagagaaaaaaaaaaatgtctttaaaggcTTTTCAGTATGGATAGGGAGTCTGTTACTGGAATtgtagatttaattttttttcagggaggAGATGTGGGTGGAGAGAATGTCTCAGATGTTGGCCTGCTTTGTTTATTGTCTGTATAGATGTAAGTTTTGGCAGATTTTGAGCAAGCTAGGCCTATATGGAGTACGTAAAGGTAGATTCTCTTCACGTCTAAAGTTGAGGTGAAAGGATACTGTTTGCCATTTTAATTAGGCAGCTTTAGtggctttattttcttaaaatctgtGGTGAATTATTTTAATCAGTGTTGCTGACATGTACTTTCTTGTGCTTTCAAATGGGACATTGTCTGCTCTATGTAACAATCATCCAACACCATTCTGAAATGTCATGAATGCATTAAAAGTATCTTCTGGAAAATGCCAGAAATGCCAAGTAGTGGTAAGTCCAGGTGAGTTTTTTCTACTGTTGAGTGTGAGATGTTTAAACTATTATGTAATTATGCGTTTCCAGGTTAAATGCAGAACTCCATGGATGGCAAAAGCTACTGTAACCTGATGGACAAGTTGTCCACCTGTACCGAGACTCAGCACGTACAGCTGGCAAGGCCTTTCTGTGCTGACCCAGTGGTCACGTTTCACATGTGCCCAGAAACACCAAACCAGGTCACTTGCACTGAAGATTTGTTCCTTCCTTTCGTGTCTGAGCATCTCATAATGGAGAATTTCTACAGTGAGCCCTGCACCTTTCCCTACCAATTGCCCCATTATAATTACTGTAGAAGTGAGTACTCCTATGGGCCAGCTTTCATCAGAAAGAGGAATGAGAGGGAAAGACAGAGAGTTAAATGTGTTAATGAAGGCTATGCTAAACTGAGGCATCACCTACCTAAGGAGTACTTGGAGAAACGGCTCAGCAAAGTAGAGACACTCCGTGCTGCAATAAAATACATTAGTTACCTACAGGCTGCTCTGTACAGTGATTCTGTGATGGCAGACGAGAATGTCGTGGAGCCAAGCCAAACACCTAAAGCACTTAAACAAAACCAGTTCTTGAAGACAATCTAAACCAAGCAGAAGGTATCATCTCTGGGAACCTAGTAACCACTGTATTATTAATGATGTGCGTGTTCCTGGCATGTCTTAGGAGAAGATCATATTATACATCAGTATCAGCCCACAGAGAAGAGTTTTAATTTTGCAGGTAGTAACTACACTTAGATACAAAAAAGACAACTAGGAGATCTCATCTGAATGGCCTAAGTTAGTTAATTCATGGAAATAGGAAAGCATTTCTAAAATTGTCACCAAACCAAAAATGTAAAACGTGTGAAGTAACTGTATGTATTGTAACCTGCACGCTTTAAATAAAGTCTTTTCACTGATGAGATTGATTTCTCTCATTTTCTGTAATGTTACTGGTTTATTCGTATGCGCTTTCTTAAAAGATTTTTGGTCTAATTGACAGTGTTTCTCTTAAAAGGCCTTTCTAAACGTTCCCAGGAATGTTGTTAGATGCCAACTGAAATGATAACTTAgtttaaaagggggaaaataaagaGAAGGGTAGCAGCTCTTGGAAGTACAATTGCTGAACATAGGAAGAGCATAATGTCTTGCAAGTGCTGCTCCATCCTTATTGATGAATATTTTAATCCCATTTAAAAATGTTGATTTAGCCTACTTTCTATTGAAAATTTAATTCTTCTTCAGCTGTCAGTGCCCTTAAAAATTACTGGGACTGCTCGGGCAATACACACTACAAAGAGATTTGTCAAGATCTTGaccctggggggaaaaaaccctgcaacaaaAATTTTTCAGGACTTTGATAATGGTTGTCCTCTGGGTTGGTCTTTACAGAATAACAGACTGGGAGGTCAGGACTGTTGATGGTTTCAGCTAAGTGGTATAGAATACATTTATGCAAAGATGGTGAAGAGAGTGTTCTTAACATTTGCTGTACGTGAATTGATTATTGATATTAACATTTCTGCTGACAGCATGAGAGCAGGTAGTCTGTGGGTGCAGTAGAATGTACAGAAAATGGTTACAGACTTCCTAAGTGCTGTATATTTGTTCCTAATTGCAGTCATCCACTCTGTTATCTTGTTTTTATAGCAATGATTTGAAAAATGCCTACAAAATGCAATTAACtattcctccccccaccccctcattaaaaaaaaaaaaagtaaaagttaatGTTTGTTaaggagaaaatgaagataaGGGATAATAGCAGAGATTAACAGGTAGATTTCTGCATTGTATTCTGACATGTTTTTGATACACACTTTGCAGGAAAAGGGTAGAATGCATTAATCCTTACCCTTTATTGTGAAAAGGAAAAGTTTGTAAAGTGATTTGATCTCAGTTTGTCTCAGCTTCAACCTTTCTGTCTGCATTTCAAAGCAATTTATTTGTCACACACTGtggtggtgggctttttttttttctaaatccgAACTGTAGCTTCGTATGATGCCCTGCAGTAGTAGGCAGAAAGCTTAGAGGACACTGTGCCCTCTTATAATCCCTTCTCTGACCCTACAGTCTTCTAGTGCAATATGTAGATCAACAGGGAATTGAAAATTAAGTGGATGCGTGGCAGACAAATTGTCCTCTCTAGTCATGTTCCACCGTTGgtatttttttaacaagtaaGGTCAGGGTGTCTGATCCTGGTAGTAACAACTGTGGCAATCTCCGTAGCAACTAGGAAACACTGGCAGCAAATGGCTTCCTGCATCAAACAGGCAAAAGGGTAAGATTTCTGCAGTGGGACTAAATCGAAATCGACCTGCTGTAGTGTTATCAATAGCTGGTAAGTTTGAAAAGCTGCTGTGGTGAAGTACTTGGAGTTAtccagaaaataaatcagtgttgTGCAATTGCCTTTGTCAGTGCCCTGTTTTATACAGAAAGAAGGGACCTGGCTCTGTGGTAACGGCACTGAATGGGTTTAAAATGTGCTTTAACGTAGAATTGGTAATTGCATTTCCTCACAAAGTATTACAGATTCCATCTTGTTTGGGTTTGATACTAGGGGAGTTTGTGTAGTTGTGAAACAAGTGAATAACTCGTATTGATTTGTCAACTTTAAGAGGCATTTTGCAGCAGTTAATCCACTTCTTGTAGGTTTGGTGTGCTAGTTTTCTGAAATTGTGTTTATCTGGGAGTCCTCATAAAAAGGACTCCTAGATCATATCTCttagagaagaaataaaataacatttaaatgtAATATGAGTGCTTCAACTGTACCTTGTAAATTAGGTGCTTAAAACTTCCATGGAAATTCAAGAACATAAATTTTACTCTAAGCATGCTAAATActtctaagaaatattttttttttaaaaagaatgaaagctTGTCTACTACATCTTGTCAGATTACCACAGATAGCATCACATCATCAATTTTACTGTGACAGGCTCTGAATAGTTATCACTTGTCAAATCTGAGCACCTTATTCTTTCTTACGGCAAGCCATAATCCTACTGTTATAAAACATGACAGGACAGCTGAAAgatcaaaatatttcctcttaaTACATCActataaataaaacaagtaacAGGCAACTGTAACATCATGTTCGAAAACTGTCATGTTTACTCAGCTTGTCAACTTCAGCTGTAGTTTCTGCCTTGGCTTGTAAAACAAAGATTTGGCTGGGACTGTGTATGAGAAAGCTTAAAGGAGAGTGTAGGTATAAGAAAAGAGCTGGATGTTAGAGAGGGAAATAAAAGTTGGAAGGAGGTGAAAGCTATTGCTTTCCTGGgtgttttcccagcatttctagTTTCCTTGGGTGTTTCTGTCCCTCTGCCAGGTCGGGATTTGGGTGACTGAAaaatcactgaagtcagtgatacGGGTTCATCTGACCAAATGCCACTCTGGATATtttgaattcatttttttaaaataaaaaaactaaaTAACAACTACTGAGTTTTGAGGTACCCTGgaaagcatttgcttttgttgGAAAAAGCCAGTACATTGTCTCTCTTCTACCAACAGATCACACCTGAGTCCTGCAGGTGGCTGCTTTGGCAAGAATGGCTTGTTCAGAAGGGTTCCTGCCTGCGGCTCGTAGGTATTGCAGCGCCATGCCAGCTCTGGACAAGGTCTTGTGCTCCAGCATCGTACCTACTGCCAACCCCTGCTGCAGGAGCTCTTTTGTAGGGCATCCCGCCTGCATCGCCGAGCCCCTCACCCCCCAGAGGTAAAATCAAGTTCTTGTTTGAGTCTGTGACTTGTTCTTTTTCATGATATCTAATAGGATAAAACATGCTGGTGTGTCAGATTAATAAATTAATGGCTTGAACATCATTTGAGCTTTGTCCTCCCCTGCACTGGCAGTTTTTTAGATGGTATTAACTAAAGCGATTTGCTACCCTGGAGACTGTGAAAAGCAAAGCCTGAGTAAACCTCCTATCAAAGAAACATTCCTTTAATATTATTTGGATAAATAAAAGCATCTTGCGTTAGTAGCTGTCTTCTGTGAAATGTTTCTAATGCTTTGTGACAGGggattatttttcctgttttgaactCGAACCTGTCAGCAACCAGCagcttcattatttatttttctgttggtCCCTGAATGCCCCAATGTAAACagtgctctcaagagcacctaagctgtgctctgtgctggagATGGCTCCTTTCTCCTGGGTTGCATTGGCTCACCATGTAAATGGCAAAGGTGGTAATGCAGGTGATGGTGGCCCAGGATTCCAGTATACTGCTGGCTTGCTTCCTCTAAActcaaaaccaaagaaatctgGATAAAAAACAGGCACTGATGTGTGCTTTCCCCAAGAGCAAGGAATTGTCCCAACACaagcaacttttttctttcttcccacatGCTTTGGCCTGTGGGAGTGCTACAAAATGAGGTGAAGTGATCCAGTTCTTAAAtcttacaagatttttttttaatgacctaCAGAAGTTGTTTCTCCTGATGCTGACCCATCTTCTTTTTCTTGAGGTGCCAGTGGATCAGCCACTGCTTCTCATCCCCTGGCCCAGCATGGAAGAGGCTGAGCGCATCGGGGAGATCAGTGAGCTTAGACAGCAACATCCCTGTGCTGGTGAGAGGGGAACAAGATGGATTTTATTACCAGGGTACAGTAAAAGAGGAGATACAGGTGAGTGATGGCTGCTGTGTGGTAGTCATGAGTGTGTGTAATGGTGTCCAGTCCACCAGCAATCCTCATGCACCACCTGAGTTTAGTGTAGCAGTTTTGACTTCAGCTGGTGCATGAACTGGAGAACAAATCACTGGGTCAGCAGATGCTCCTGGTTATGTTGTTTCATAAAGCTCCCGACATGCCTGGTTCCAGGCTGTCCTCACCTCCTGCTGCCTGGCATGCCAGGTGAGCCTTTTGTATGCAGCACAGCCTCAGGCACCAGTAAACTAATAATGATCAGATCCTTGCTCTGCTCAGCCGTCTTCACTGAGTCCATTTCTAGGAGTGAGCAAGCATGTTTCAGGGATCCTCATCTTGTGCAGAAGATGGGTGCCCCCAAACTCCCAGTTCCTGGTGAGAGCAGTGGTGGTGTGCACCTTGCAAGAGCAGGCCCTCTGCTTCTGCTGGCGCTGGGCATTGAGCCAGGCTCGGACAGTGTGAGTGCTGTTGTGAGCAGTGTCCTGGCTACTGTTGTGTGTAGACACATAACCATCAATAGCACAGGAAAAGTGTTAATGTTTTATGTACACACTTCCAGCTTGAGTCAGCTATGGACCAATGGCTTGgtgtattttcagaaatgttagtGAAAGCTTTAATTCATTAGTTTGTTAGCACTTCAAACTTAACAGAAAAAAGAACCTATTCTTTCTCAAGAACAGGGAAGTACCTCGTTTCATTGTTGATGGAAAGCCTCTTGACAGgccttaatttaaaagaaaaaaaaaacccaacctctcCCCCCCACAAGAAGCAGAGTTAGTGTTGTATGTAATGAGGAAGGACTTGGGCATGACTGAAGACCAGGTCTGAATGGCTTCAGTGCCCCTTGTTATCTGGCACACAGGGCATGGTTTGTGAAATCCAGTTGCACTCTATCTATAGCTTTTTAtcttggggaagaaaataaaggtcCTAGTGGCAGTAAATCTGTACATATGCTTCACTCAGCTTGCTTTCTGGTGAGCCTCACAGACTGTGTCAATGCCAGACTAACACTGCATACTATTTAGCTACTGTTGAGACTTGCTTTGTGTTTTGACCTAGCCACATAGCCACAGAATGGCCTTCTGGTGAAGGTTGCATTATGGACTGTTTTTCAGAGGAACTATTATTTTGTTCCTGGTAACAGAGTGAGAGAGGCGTGTTCCTGGTAGAGTTTGCCAAACCACTTGTGTCATGTGGAAGGCTTCCAGTGTGTGTGCAAAAAACACCAAAAGACAACATCCTGGAATATGTGAATGGCATGAAGCACTCCTTACTCCCTGGAGACAAAGTGCTGGCACCCTGGGAGCCAGATATGGCCAGGTATGGCCCGGGAACCGTCCTCATGGGCATTGAGACAAGGGACCCCTTACGAGGTAAGAAAGATACCACCTCCTTCCTTGCTTTGCTCCAGAACATGAGTGAGACTGTCAGAATAAACTCTTGTCATGGTGCTACTGCCAGAGAAACACTGGTGCACAGACTACAGTTTAGTGTTGCTTAAAGGTTGCAGGAGCTGATGAGACTTGCTGATGGATATCTGCATGTAACCTCACCAGTCTGACCCTAAGGAAGCTGTGACCCATAAAAAAAGTCACCTGGGTCCATGCTTCCTGTCTGCTTGGACAAGGCTGTGTCTGTCATGGGAAGAACACTGGCCTCTCCATGAAGGATACAAGTGAGGCAGCTCTCAGGAAGCACCCGTTGGTGCTTGAAAGCTCACATTTGTACCAAATGGTACATCTGGGGGTGGTTTTATCACCCAAATGTAGGAGATTTCAACAGCTCAGTCATTTTTCCCATGTCTGACGGTCAAGCTCCACTGACTTATCAAAATACTGTTCTTGGAGCATTACTGCTAACTTGGTCAGCAGCAACAAATGTTACTCAGTCATTTTCTTGCGCATCTGATGACAAATTGGGAGGAAAGATTCTGCCAGGCCTGTTGTCACATTGTTACAGAGAGGGGCGATGGTTGATTCTAACATTTGACAGGAGTACATAAAGCTGCAAAGCCTGATCAGTGTATGTGTGCTGCCCTGGCAGGCTACCTGCTtacagctgcttgctttttgctttttctctcaaCAGCCTCAGAAGATGAAGAAATTATAGTCCAGTTCTGGAATGACAAGACAGTGAAACTCCCACGAGGTGTGGCTCTGTGGATCCCTCCTAGCCTGTGGGAGAGGATTGTAGAGATGATCCACATGCCCTTCACCAGTAGGGTGAAGCCCAGAGAAAGTCCAGACATTAACTCTTGTAACTTTTCCTGCAGTCCCAAACCAGCCCTGATTCCTGTTTGTGCTGTGCATAGCCTTGCATGGCACCACTTGCTCtgctcaccctgctggccacatttccaCCATCACTGTGATGGTACATGCTGTTTGTCAGCATACGTAAGGTGCATCTGCTGCTGCCATCCCCGTGTTGATGCCTGGTGGCCTCTTCCATCCAGGTCTCTGGTCTTTCAGAGTGAAACTGAAGAAGCAGAGTCCAGCAGCAAGCCCTCTCCATGCCTTCTAGAACGGAAAGGCCccaaacaagaagcagcagcagctgtggcagcaTCTTCCCCCTCTTCTGATTCAGAGTGTGACCTGGAGCCATTCCCCACAAAGAGTACTGTGGTGGACAGTGCTGTTAACACAGGCTCCAGCTGCCTTCAAAAGCCCAGGCTAAAGGATTCTGCAAGACTTGAGTGGAAATATTAGAAAAGAAGCCACCACAAGTCCCATCCCACTAATCCAGGTACCTTTTAACACCCACACAGggaagcagcagccagagggaaaaaacccaaatgtgttCTGGGTCCCCTTCATCTGGGCAGCTGCTTTGCCTGTAGTTTATTAGTATAGATACTATGAATTTGCATATCAGTCTCCGGTACAGTGTTTCCCCCTCCCCAATGTTTCTCCTGCCTCATCTTGCGTGCTAGCTCTTCTTTTGGCAACTCATCCAATGGAAAACTACCAGAACTGATTTCATTTGGAAGCATAGATATCCCTCTCTGAGTTTGTTCCCTATCATTTTCCCACACTTTTTATGATGGTAAGATCTTCATTAACCTTTGTAGCTAGTCCATGAAGAATAACCCAAAAGAATTCATTTCAGGCTTAAAAGTACGTTTTCCTCTCTTCTGAAATGAATGTTTCTCCATTTTAGTTCTGGTTTCACTCTTACACACAATGTTACTTCTTCCCAGGACTTGGCAATTGCAGCAGCACATGTACAAAGGATAAGCCGGAATCCAAAGTCATCTCTGTTGGGGACGTGTCCTGTGTTGCCCCAAGTAATTGGAGTGCAGTGTCTGAAACCATTGAGCAATCTCCCAGAGGGCAACTCACAATGAAAGAAATCTTCATAGACCAAGATTTCAAGCCATTGTTGGGGGTAAGGTAATCTGTATTAACACTGTATTTATGTAAACATGCAGGTTGTTTGAATGGAAGAAAGATTCTTGTTAATGGTCTAGAAGCTGGCTAGTAAAATACACTGTTTCTAACTGCTTGCTAAGGCCATCCACCAGTTTTGTGACAGGCAGGAACcttcaccaaaacaaaacaaaaattccaAAACCCTAAAAAAAGGGCTGAAGCTACTTGGTGAAATGGAAAAGGCCAGTAGGGAGCTTCATGCAGACATGCTGTATTAGCAGGTGTCACAGCTGTGCACTGAAGTGACATGCTTTGCCTTTTGATAAAACTAAAAAGAAACCAGAGTGGTTTCATTCTAGCCTCAGTCTGGCAGCATGAATCACAGTAGTGGATGCAATGTGGTAATACAGAGTATAATGACATACTTTTATTCCTGTAAAACAGCCCTTATTGTTTTTAAACCTAGAAGGTACATTGCTACTTCTTGAGACAGCTGAAGCAGTTATGTAATACAGACTTCATCAGAAGTAACTTGCCACAAAGAAGTGAAGGTAGAGACCAGGCTTCTTGGAGGTGCTCTCTGTGGGGCTAGTGTCCTCCCACTATATTCACCAAAACCCCCCCTAACTTCTAAAGGAGCAAAGGTTTGGGTCAAAGCCTAACAGTTTCCGAAAATCATTCAGTCTTATTGGATGCTTTTGTGTTTCAACAGTAAAGCTTGTACTAGCACAGAAACAATGACCATTATTAAAGCTGAGTGAGGCAGAGGTGCCTAGTTTACAGCCAGGAAAGCAGCAGTTACAAGGGCACTGATGCTTTCTTTCAGAGTAGACttccaagggatttttttttctgtcctccaGGAAGGTTTTACAGcatcagaaaaacaaagatataaaacagaaagaaagaaaacagagtcaGATGATAAACATAAAGCAATTTGTATAGAAGATGATGAACTTGATGATATAGACTATGTCAGAATAggacagaaaaaacagcaaagagCTCATTTGCAACAAACCAGAGACACATTATCAAACAGAATTCAATAAATGTACAACTGATGAAGTTCAGGAGCTGAAATTTCATGTAAACTGCTTATACTATATCAGCATTACATTTATTAAGCAAATCAAGTTCTGATTTAGGTACTGTCTCTTTAGAATACCTTTATGGATAACTGTATAATTTTAATAACTGAGAAACTCTTATTTCCATGCATATCAAACTTCAGCATCCTTATTCTCTACTCCAAggtgttgtattaaattcctaaTTATTTGGACTTGACTTTACAATTCTGGAGAGGTCGGGTAAACTAGTACGAGGACTAAAAGCCTGAACAGATGAACAGCAAGGGTATAATAAACCTCCAATTTGTCTACAGTTCTCTCGAGTCAGCCAGAAGAATTCAGCGTAGTGGTTTCTTTTTGTAGAAAGCCAGAAGGAATGGAGAAACAATACAAGTTGGcagctgaaagtatttttttccaggattAAAGTGGAAGAGAAAGTAAGCAGAGGGTAAAGGACCTGCTACTGTAcatacaaaccaaaaaaacatttAGAGATCAAGCAGTCAAGTTGCTGAATTTTATATTCCCATGAAAATTAACTGAAACATTAATACCATCAGCTATAAAAAGattacagatatatatatatatgtgccaTGTCATTAATTTGAACTGTGGAATCTGATCCTTCAGGAGAGTTAAGTATCCAGGGGGTCTCATTAGTGGAACTGCTCATGTTTAAAGTGTATGAGCTTGGCCATAAACTGCAGCATGAAGTTGCTC from Athene noctua chromosome 14, bAthNoc1.hap1.1, whole genome shotgun sequence includes these protein-coding regions:
- the ASCL3 gene encoding achaete-scute homolog 3 produces the protein MQNSMDGKSYCNLMDKLSTCTETQHVQLARPFCADPVVTFHMCPETPNQVTCTEDLFLPFVSEHLIMENFYSEPCTFPYQLPHYNYCRSEYSYGPAFIRKRNERERQRVKCVNEGYAKLRHHLPKEYLEKRLSKVETLRAAIKYISYLQAALYSDSVMADENVVEPSQTPKALKQNQFLKTI
- the C14H11orf16 gene encoding LOW QUALITY PROTEIN: uncharacterized protein C11orf16 homolog (The sequence of the model RefSeq protein was modified relative to this genomic sequence to represent the inferred CDS: deleted 1 base in 1 codon) gives rise to the protein MACSEGFLPAARRYCSAMPALDKVLCSSIVPTANPCCRSSFVGHPACIAEPLTPQRCQWISHCFSSPGPAWKRLSASGRSVSLDSNIPVLVRGEQDGFYYQGTVKEEIQSERGVFLVEFAKPLVSCGRLPVCVQKTPKDNILEYVNGMKHSLLPGDKVLAPWEPDMARYGPGTVLMGIETRDPLRASEDEEIIVQFWNDKTVKLPRGVALWIPPSLWERIVEMIHMPFTSRVKPRESPDINSCNFSCSPKPALIPVCAVHSLAWHHLLCSPCWPHFHHHCDGTCCLSAYVRCICCCHPRVDAWWPLPSRSLVFQSETEEAESSSKPSPCLLERKGPKQEAAAAVAASSPSSDSECDLEPFPTKSTVVDSAVNTGSSCLQKPRLKDSADLSGNIRKEATTSPIPLIQDLAIAAAHVQRISRNPKSSLLGTCPVLPQVIGVQCLKPLSNLPEGNSQ